The genomic window AAAGCGGCATCGTGGGCAGACAGACGACCTTCCATCTCATACACCTGGGACAACTCCACGTTCAGGTCCTTGGCGACCGCCTTGGCCTCATCATGGGTGAGCCAGGCCAGCTTTTTCTTCTGGCCGCGCAGGTTAAAGAACAACTTGCGCTGTGCCTTGGTCGTCGCGATCTTCACGATACGCCAGTTGCGCAGGATGAATTCGTGAATCTCTGCCTTGATCCAGTGCACGGCAAAAGAAACCAGGCGCACACCCTTCTCCGGGTTGAAGCGCTTCACCGCCTTCATCAGACCGACGTTGCCTTCCTGAATCAGGTCACCCTGGTTCAGGCCATAACCGGAGTAGGACTTGGCGATATGAACCACGAAACGCAGGTGCGACATAACCAGCTGGCGCGCCGCATCGAGGTCTTCGCGATAGTAGAGGTCTTCCGCCAGCCGCTTCTCCTCTTCAGCAGAGAGCACATCGAAACTGCTGACCGTCTGGATATAGGCACCCAGGTTGGCGCCCGGAGACAGGGTATGAATTGGCTGTAAGCTGGTTCCCATTCAGGTCTTTCCTCCTACCTGTTTTTTTTGCCGCTTGGCGGCAGCTGCCAGAACCCCAGAACAGCGGGGCCGCAGCGAATTGCGTCCCAGTGTAGCACTAGCAGGGGCGACGAAGGAAGCCCGCCCCGCGGGGCCACAAACCGTTGAATTCCGGGGCCTTGGAGTGGTTATCCACAGGAAAAGTTCCCGTCCGGGACAGCATTTTTGATCGAAAGCTCAATTTAGCTTAATGGGGTTCGATCGCCCGCAGGTGGCGGGCCACGGCCACCCAGGCACCACAGAGCCCCAGCAGGGCAGCGCCAGCGCCGAGCCCCAGCAAATAGGTCAGGCCCGGGCCCTCCAGAGCATAGCCACTGCCATAGGAGGAAGCGAGGCCGGCCACCGGTCCCGACAACAGACCAACGCCCACGGCCACCAGCAGCCATGCCAGCAGGCCGCCAAAGAGACCGTACCAGAGGCCGCTGTAGAGGAAGGGACGGCGGACAAAGGCATCGGTGCCGCCGACCAGCTTCACCACCAGGATCTCATCGCGGCGATTCTCAATGTGCAGGCGAATGGTATTCACCACCACCAGGATCACCCCCAGTGCCAGCAGCAGGCCGAGCCCCAGGGACAGGCGCTGCCCCAGCTCGGTGAGGCGGGCCAGGCGCTGTACCCAGGCCATGTCCAGTACCACCGAGTCGGTGAGGGCGCTCTCCCGCAACCGCGCCGCCAGCTGCTCCAGCTCGGTCTCGGCCACCCTGGCCGGGCGCACCAACAGGACGCCCGGTAGCGGGTTGGCTCCCAACCCGGCGAGCGCATCACCGAGACCGGAACTCTGTTGAAACTCCGCCAGCGCCTGTTCTGGTGAGATATAGCTCACCTCGGCTACCGCGCTATCACTGCGTAACTCTTCGGTGAATCGTTCCACCGCTGTATCGCGGGCACCGCGGTTAAGGAAGACCGACAACTGTGGCTGGCCATCCCAGCCGGCGACCGCCCGTTGAAAGTTGCCCATGCCCAGCTGCAAAGACGCCGGCAGGGCCAGGGCGATGGCGATCACCAGTGCGGTCATGGCACTGGCCATCGGGGTAGCGAAGAAACGCCGCAGGGCCTCCGCAGCCATTTCCCGGTGGTGCCCGAGCCAGCTGTGCCAGCGATCAGACAGGCGCGTGCGCGCGGTCACCGCTCCAGCGGCGCGCTGGGCACGGGCGTCAGCAGCGGGAGCGCGAGCCACGGCGCCCCTGGAGGGATTACGGGTAGGCTGCTTCACGGGCCGGTATTCCGTCGTAAATCAGTTGGCCCGCCTGCAGCGTCAGCACACGTTGGCGCATGCGGGCAATGAGTTCGAGATCGTGACTCGCCACCAGCACGGTGACGCCCACGGCATTAAAGTCGGCAAACAGTCGCATGATCTCGGCCGAGAGTTGCGGGTCCAGGTTGCCCGTGGGTTCGTCTGCGACCAGCACCGCCGGCTTGTTGACCACGGCGCGGGCGATACCGACCCTCTGCTGTTCACCGCCGGACAGCACAATCGGGTTGTGCCGCTCCTTGTGCAGCAGCCCCACCTTGTCCAGTGCTGCCCGCACCCGACGGCCAACCTCTCGCCGGCTGCAGCCGGCAACGGCCAGGGGCAGGGCCACATTCTCGAACACACTGCGGTCGAACAGCAGCTGGTGGTTCTGGAACACGATGCCGAGGTTGCGGCGGTAGTAGGGGATCTGGCCGTTGCGCAGGCGGCCGATGTTCTGGCCCGCCACCAAAATGCTGCCCCGGGTCGGGCGCTCGATGGCAGTAAGGAGTTTCAGCAGGGTGCTCTTGCCGGCCCCGGAGTGGCCGGTCAGAAACACCAGTTCGCCACGGCCGATGTCGAGACTCACGCGCACCAGCGCATCCTGGCCGGATTCGTAGCGCTTGTTGACGTTGTCAAAAGTAATCATGGTCGGCCGCTGTTATTGTTTTCGTCGGCGGACAATCGCCACCGCGCTCAGGCCTGGCCGCCGCGCCCGTTGCGATCGAACAGGGCGGAGACGAACTCCCGCGCACGGAACGGCTGCAGATCTTCGGCCTGCTCGCCCACACCGATAAAGCGTACCGGAATACCAAAGCGCTGCGCCAGCGCGAAGATTATGCCGCCCTTGGCCGTGCCGTCGAGTTTGGTCAGCACCAGGCCGCTGACACCGGCGGCATCGCGGAACTGGGACGCCTGACTGATGGCATTCTGGCCGGTACCGGCATCCAGAACCAGCAGCACCTCGTGGGGGGCACTCTCGTCCAGCTTGGCCATCACGCGGCGCACTTTCGACAGCTCTTCCATCAGGTTCGACTTGGTGTGCAAACGGCCCGCAGTGTCGGCGATCACCACGTCGGTTCCCCGCGCCTGGGCGGACTGCACCGCATCGTAAATCACCGAGGCACTGTCTGCGCCCGTGTGCTGCGCCACCACCGGCACTTTGTGGCGCTCGCCCCACACCTGCAGCTGCTCCACCGCTGCGGCGCGGAATGTATCACCGGCAGCCAACATGACCGACTTGCCCTCGCCGAGGAAGCGGTGGGCCAGTTTACCGATCGTGGTGGTCTTACCCACGCCGTTCACCCCGACAACCAGGATGACATAAGGCTTCCTGGTGGTATCTACCTCCAATGGCGCCTCGACCCCTTTCAGCAGGTCTTCAAGCTCTTCCTGCAGTGCCCGGTAGAGCGCCTCGCCATCGTTCAGCTCGCGGCGGGATACCCGCGCGGTAAGGCGATCGACGATCTCGGTGGTGGCCTCCATACCGACGTCCGCCATCAACAACTGGGTCTCCAGCTCCTCCAGCAATTCGTCATCGATTTCCTTGGCGCCCAGGAACAGGTTGCCCATACCCTCGGCAAACTGGCTGCTGGTGCGGGTCAAACCTCGGCGGATACGGGTGAAAAAGCCCTCTTTCTTTTGCGGCTGGGGCTCCGGCGCAACCTCAGTCGACGCCTGTTCGGGTTCCTCGACCGGTGCCGGCTGCTCTACTTCGGCTTTCTCTTCGGCTTCAGCCCCTTCAGCTCCCTCTGGGGCTTCCTCTACCGACTCCTCGACCTCGGGAGCTGCCGGCTCACCGGTTTCGGCCGCAGCCTCTTCGGAACCGGCCTCTTCGGGCTGGGCTTCCTCGGGTTTGGCCTCGGTGTCTTCGGGCTTGGGCTTCTTTTTGCGCAGGAAGTCAAAGATCATGTCTGTGTCCGGATGTACCGCTGGCGGAAAGGCGCTAATCTTAGCACCGCTCACAAAGCCACACAGCCAGGAATCCGTTTTGTCCCGTAGCCGCGCGCGCAAACCATCCCGCAAATCAGCAACCGCCAGTCTCTCGCAGCTTCGTATCATTGGCGGTGAATGGCGTGGCCGGAAACTGCAGTTCGCGCCTGTGGAAGGGCTGCGCCCTACCGGTGACCGACTGCGGGAGACGCTGTTCAACTGGCTGCAGTTCCGGCTGCCGGGCGCGCGCTGCCTCGACCTTTTTGCCGGTTCGGGGGCGCTCGGACTCGAGGCCCTGTCCCGCGGCGCCGGCAGTGTGGATTTCGTCGAGCTGAACCGCCAGGCAGCCGAGACCCTCAGGGGCCAGTTACGGCTACTGCAATGCGACCGAGGGCAGGTACACAACTGCAGCGCCGCCCAATTCCTGCAGGGCGCCTCCGGCAACTACGATATTGTCTTTGTCGACCCACCCTTTGCCGGCGACTTGTGGACGGAAACCCTGGCGGCACTGGTTCCTCTGCTGGCGCCCGGCGCCCTGGTATACGTGGAGACGCCGCGGGACACGCTGCCGCTCCTGCCGCCGTCATGGCAGCTAGAGAAAGATAAGCGGGCAGGGCAGGTCTGCATGCGCCTGCTCCGCGCCAGCAGTGCCGATCAGGAGGACTGACACTGCCTGCGCTGCAGCGCTTTTTGAGCCCTCACCGCAAATTGTTTACCATGCGCGTCCCGTTTCGCCGGCAACATACAGTTTTGGCTTATGAAGAAAGTCGTTTACCCCGGAACCTTCGACCCCATCACTAACGGTCACATGGACCTGGTGGAGCGAGCCTGCCGGCTGTTCGATCATGTGATCGTGGCAGTCGCCGCCAGCAGCCGCAAGAACCCCCTGTTCACACTGGATGAACGGGTTGAGCTGTCCCAGCAGGTCCTGAGCCACTTGCCCAACGTGGAGGTCATCGGCTTCGACATCCTGCTGGCGGACCTGGTGCGCCAGGTCGACGCTTACGGGGTGCTGCGTGGCCTGCGCGCGGTTTCCGACTTTGAATACGAGTTCCAGCTGGCCAACATGAACCGCCAGCTGGCACCGAACATGGAAAGCCTGTTCCTTACACCGGCCGAACACCTCTCCTATATTTCCTCGTCGCTGGTGCGCGAGATCGCCTCCCTCGGCGGCGACGTCACCAAGTTCGTGCCGCCGGCAGTGCAAGAGGCACTACAGCAGAAATTCCGCTGATTCGCCGAGCCTGGGTCACCCGGCACGCCTGATTTCTCAGTACCTGTTACACTCCGGCAGCTCAGCGAGCTACCGGAGTCACACGTGCGCTATCTGATCCTCACCCTTGCCCTGCTGTCCGCGACCGTCGGCGCGCAGGAAGAAATCCAGCCCGAGGCAGCGACCGGCCGTACCGCCGTGAAAGCCGCGACTGCGGAAGAGTTCATGGCGGTGACCGCCAATCCCCACGCTACTCGCGCGGCGGTGCAAATGCTCGCGCAGGGCGGTACGGCGGTGGATGCAGCCATCGCCGCGCAGTTAATGCTGACGCTGGTGGAACCGCAGTCGTCCGGCATCGGCGGCGGCGCCTTTATGCTGAGCTTTCAGGCAAAAGATAACTCCCTCCACTATTTCGACGGTCGCGAGACCGCGCCGGCGGGAGTGACCGCTGAGCACTTTATCCGCGATGGACAACCACAGGGTTTTCTCGAGGCGGTGATCGGCGGCCACTCGGTGGGTGTGCCCGGCGTTATGCGCATGCTGGAACTCGCCCACCAAAAACAGGGCAAGCTCCCCTGGGCCACGCTGTTCCAGCCAACCATCGAGCTGGCGGATGCAGGCTTTGAAGTTTCACCGCGACTACACCACCTACTGGTGAAAATGCCCCGGGTTGCCGTGCGCCCAGCGATCCGCGACTACTTCTTCGACAAAAATGGCCAGCCGCTACCGGTGGGCCACCTGCTCAAGAACCCGGATTACGCCGACACGCTGCGCATCCTGGCCCAAAAGGGCAGCGATGCGTTCTACCGTGGCGAAATCGCTGAGGCGATTGTCGAGGCCGTGCGCAACGACCCGGAAAACCCCGGCGTGATGACAATGCAGGATCTCGCCGATTATCGGGCCAAAGAACGCGAACCGGTCTGCAGTGATTTCCTGCAGTACCGCGTGTGTGGTGCCGATGCCCCTTCCTCGGGCGGCACCACCGTGGGTGCGACTCTGGGTATGCTGGAACAGTTTCCGCTTCGCGACATGGAAGTGGGCAGCGCACCACTTACACACCTGTTTATCGAAGCCTCGGAACTGGCCTTTGCCGATCGCAACACCTATCTCGCCGACCCCGATTTCGTCCAGGTTCCCAGCCATGCGCTGGTCGCTCCGGAATATCTGGTACGCCGGGCCAAGCTGATTTCGTCCGAGCGCGCCAGCCGGGCAGTGCCCGGAGTGCCGACACCAGCGACGCCACAGCGTTTGCAATCCGCTTCCCCGGAGCTGCCCAATACCAGTCACCTGGTGATCATCGACCGCTACGGCAACGGCGTCAGTATGACCACCAGTATCGAAACCGGCTTCGGTTCGCGGCTGCTGGTCAAGGGCTTCCTACTCAACAACCAGCTCACTGATTTTTCTTTCGTGCCGACGAAAGCCGATGGCGAGCTGGTGGCCAACCGGATCCAGCCGGGCAAACGCCCGCGCTCCTCCATGTCGCCCACCATCGTGCTGAATCGCGATGGGGAAATGCGCCTGCTGGTCGGGTCTCCGGGTGGCTCACGGATCATCAACTACACTGCCCGCACCATTCTCTACCATCTCGCCCTGGATATGCCGATCTCAGACGCTGTGGCGGCCGGCAACATTGGCGCCATCGGCGGCAGAGTCGAATTGGAACCGGAGTTCTTCAGTGCAGACACTGTAAGAAACCTGGAGGAACTCGGACATAAAGTGGTGCAACGCAATCTCAATAGCGGCATTCATGCCATTGCGTTGATCGATGGCCAGCTGCAGGGCGGCGCCGACCCTCGCCGCGAGGGTAATGCTGCCGGCAAGTGAGCCTATCTTTTACGGACGGGAGAGAGTCATGCGCGCCTATACACTTTTGCTGCTGCGGGTCAGTCTGGGCCTATTGCTGGTGATCTGGGGTGTCGACAAGCTGGTCAATGTGAACCATGCCATTGCCGTATCCGAGCGTTTCTACCTTGGAATCATTAGCGCTCCTCTGGCCTGGAACATCTTCGGCGGCCTGCAGATACTGCTGGGAGCAGCCGTGATCTTCGGGCTCTGGCGCAAACTCACCTTCCCGGCACAGACACTCATCAATGGCGCCACCCTGCTGGGCGTCTGGCAGTCTGTGGTCGATCCCTGGGGATGGGTGTTGCAAGGGAGCAACGTGCTCTTTTATCCGTCGTTGATCATTTTTGCAGCCTGTTTAGTCCTGTGGGCATTTCAGGCCGATGACCGGCTATCGCTGGATCGTCGCAGATAAATCAGCTGGCTTTGTCGATGACCAACCCCTGGTTCCTGTTATTGATCGCCGGCCTGCTGGAAGTGGGTTGGGCGGTGGGGCTCAAATACACTGATGGCTTCAGTCGCCCATTGCCCAGCGCGCTGACCATCATCACCATGGTGGCCAGTTTCTACTTCCTCGCCCAGGCACTGAAAGTAATTCCCGTGGGAACGGGCTATGCCGTGTGGACCGGTATCGGCGCTGTGGGTACGGCCATTCTCGGTATCGTACTGTTTGCCGAGTCGACGGCTCTGCCGCGGCTGTTGTGTATCGGCTTGATTGTGGCGGGCATTGTCGGCCTCAAGCTGACCTCCCCCTGACCGCCTCTGCGTGACTGGATGCGAGCGTTAATCTGGCGCGCTGCCACTGGCAGCCGCGTCGTAGATCACCTGCCCCCCGTGGTAACTGCGCAATACATCGAGTTCGCGCAGTGCTTTTGACCCAACCCCATCCGGGCTGTCAGCGACAATGGTGAAGTCCCCGCTCTCGCCCACCTCCAGCGCGCCCTCAATCCGCTCTGATACTTTAGGCCCATGCTGATCGTGCGAAGACTCCACCCGGGGGATGATGACATCCACAACCGCCATCGCCGCCGGCTCACGAAACACCCCGATGACCAGGCCGTTGTCGTCGCGCTCAATCACACCGCTACTCGGCTGCAGCGTGTCGATATTGATCCCGGCGGCGGCTACGGCTTCGGAATTGGTCCAAAGGGTTTGGTGATCAGCTGAGAACATCAAGATAGGAATCAGATCGCTCACCTGGTCCAGCTGGCCTTTATGGGGCGACTGGTCACCAAAGTCGGATTCTCGCCAACCCGCACCCACGACGAGCTGCTGCTCGGGATATGCTTCGATAAATTCAGCAATAGTGCGCTGATAGTCGCCAACACCGGTTACTCCATAAAGATTGACCAATGCCTCGACAGCGTAACGATGCATGCGGGGATCTATCACACCAGGCAACACTAACTTGCCCTCAAGGTTTTCTACTCGGGTGCGGTCCCCGGTCAGCCGCAAATCGCTGTCAGCATCTCCCAGGTAGGTTATGCGCCCGTCACGAACGGCAATGGTTTGCCCCTTGAGTAACTCGCTCTGACCAGAATAAGTGGAGGCATTGGTGAGCACCAGGTCTGCAAACTCTGGCCTGGCATCTTCCGGCGAGTGGGATCCCGCCCGATCAAATCGTTCACCAGGCTCCCCCTGGCGGGCATCCTTTCCGCAGCCAGCTGCGAGTAACAGAATGCACAGAACCCAGGCCCATCGCATGACGCCCATCCCCTTTACCCGCATGGCTACCAGAACCCTCACTATAAATACGTCGAAGTTCGCCGGCACGCACCGGATCGGCTACTCGCGGGCGAACCGTCGACTGAGTATAGGAGGGGTCAGCGCTGGCAACTGCCGCAGAAAAAGGTGCTGCGCTGGCCCAACACCTGATCGCGTACCGGCCGCCCACACTTGCGACAGGGTTGACCGGTGCGGCCGTAGACATTCAAACGCTGGGCAAAGTAACCGGGCTGGCCGTCACCTCCGACAAAGTCTCGCAGGGTGGTGCCGCCCTGCTCGATAGCGCTGGCCAGTACCTGCTTGATGGCATCGGCCAGACGCAGGTAGCGGGCACGGGAGATACCGCCGGCGGGGCGATCGGGGCGGATACCGGCCAGGAACAGTGCCTCACTGGCGTAGATATTGCCCACGCCAACGACGATGCGGCCATCCATGACGAACGTCTTCACCGACTGTCGCCGGCCGCGGGAGGCGGTAAACAGATACTCGCCGTTGAATTCCTCGGACAGGGGTTCCGGCCCGAGATGCGACAGCAGGTCGTGGGCCTCCGGATCACCGGTGGTCCAGAGCAAGGCGCCAAAGCGGCGGGGATCGTGATAGCGCAGGTGCCACCCGCTGTCGAGGATCCAATCGATGTGGTCGTGCTTGCGAACCTCCGCATCGGGCCGCACCAGTCGCAGGCTGCCGGACATGCCCAGATGCCAGATGGCACAGCCGCGGTCGGTGTGTACCAGCAGGTACTTGGCGCGGCGCTCCAGGCGCAGGATCCTGGCCCCGGCAATATGCCGTTCAAAATCCGGATCGACCGGCCAGCGCAGGCTGCGCTGGCGTACCACCGCAGAGCGCACGATATGACCCTCGAGATGCGGGGCCAAGCCACGGCGGGTCGTTTCTACTTCTGGGAGTTCCGGCATCTCTGTTCTCGCTGTATCACTGCGGGCCTTTGCTCGGGACTAGTGGTTTTTCGCGGTTTTATACCCATCGCCCAATCCCAAGGCAAAAAAAAGCCCGGTAAAAACCGGGCTTTTCTGTGCAGGGAGGGCAATTACTTGATCTTGCCTTCCTTGTACATCACATGCTTGCGAACGACGGGATCGTATTTTTTGATCTCCATCTTCTCAGGCATGTTGCGCTTGTTCTTGGTGGTGGTGTAGAAGTGTCCAGTGCCGGCACTGGAATTCAGACGAATTTTATCACGCATTGTTCTGTCTCCGATCTCTCAGCAGCTAGCTGCCAGTTACACTTTTTCGCCGCGGGCGCGCAGCTCGCTCAGTACGGTGTCGATGCCTTTCTTGTCGATCACGCGCATGCCTTTGGCGGAGACGCGCAGCTTCACAAAACGCTTCTCGGACTCAACCCAGAAACGGTGGCTGTGCAGGTTCGGCACGAAGCGACGCTTGGTGCGGTTTTTGGCGTGGGAAACATTGTTACCGGTGACCGGGCGCTTACCGGTTACCTGACATACCTTGGACATCTGTTGGCCTCTTCAAAACTCTCGTGCCCGCATGACAGGGAGTGCGGGGACATCTATTCGGGATTCTAATCCGGTTCCTGGGCGGCGGCGGAAACTGTTCAGAATCTGGCCCGGCCGCAAAGAGCGGCGTTTTATACCAGAACAGACCCCGGGGAGCAAGTTTTGTACAACAAATCATCTTCATCGGGAGACAGACCCCCGTTACGGGGCACTGAACCCGTGTGACCCTCCTACAACAGGCCCTGCTCGGCGAACGACAGTGCCGCTCCTTCGCCGACGATCATATGGTCGAGTACCTTGATATCCACAAGTTCCAGCGCCTGGGACAGGCGCTCAGTTATCCACAGGTCGGCCTGGCTGGGCTCACTGATGCCAGAAGGATGGTTATGGGCGAGGATGACCGCCGCCGCGCCCTGTTGCAGCGCCGCCTGCACCACTTCCCGCGGATAGACGCTGGCGGCATTGAGGGTGCCCTCAAACAGTTCCTCGAAGGCGATCACCCGGTGCTGGCTGTCCAGATAGAGACAGCAGAAGACCTCTCGCCGCCGGTGGCGCAGCTGCGCGGCGAGGAAATCCCGCACCGCCTGGGGGCTACACAGCGCATCGCTGCGCTGCAGAGTCTCGGCCAGATGACGACGTGCCATTTCCAAAACCGCCTGCAACTGCACGAACTTGGCGTCACCGAGCCCCTTGGCACGGCAGAAATCGGACCGACTCGCCTCCAGCAGGGGCCGCAGACCACCGAAATCCGCCAGCAGCTGGCGGGCAAGGTCCACTGCCGACAGGCCTGGTAGCCCTGTGCGCAGAAAAATGGCCAGTAACTCCGCATCGGAGAGGGCGCTTGCGCCCCGCTGCAACAGCTTCTCCCTCGGCCGCTCCGCCGCCGGCCAGTCCGTAATTGCCATGGTCTCCTCCCTGAGCCCCGCTTGCCTGATAAGATATGGCGCATCAATGCTAATCTTACCCGTTCCTCTAACTCCGGAAACAGCGCCCATGTCGTCTCTGGCCAACAAACGCATCCTGCTGGGTATCAGCGGCGGTATTGCCGCCTACAAGAGCGCCGACCTGGTACGCCGCCTGAAAGAGCGCGGTGCCGACGTGCGCGTGGTCATGACTGCCGGCGCCCAGGAGTTCATAAAGCCGCTCACGTTCCAGGCCCTGTCCGGCAATCCGGTGCACAGCGATCTGCTGGATCCGGCCGCGGAGGCCGCAATGGGCCATATCGAACTGGCCAAGTGGGCAGAGCTGATCCTGATCGCACCCGCCAGCGCCCAGGTACTGGCAAAGCTGGCTGCAGGTATGGCCGACGACCTGCTCAGCACCCTGTGCCTGGCCAGTGAAGCAACGCTGGCTGTGGCTCCGGCTATGAATCAGGCCATGTGGCGGCACCCTGCCACGACCGCCAACGTGGAAACGCTGCGGTCCCGCAATGTATCGATCTGGGGGCCTGCTGCCGGCAGCCAGGCCTGCGGGGACGTGGGGCCAGGGCGGATGCTGGAGCCAGAGGCACTGGCGGCAGAGGCAGAGTCTCTATTGCAGCCCTGCAGCGATTTGCACGGCAAGCACTTTGCCATCACCGCCGGCCCTACGCGGGAGTCCCTGGATCCGGTGCGCTATCTCACCAACCACAGCTCGGGCAAAATGGGGTTTGCCCTGGCGGCCGCGGCGCAACGCGCGGGTGCGGAAGTGACATTGATCGCCGGCCCGGTCAGTCTGCCGACACCACCGGGAGTCAAGCGCATCGATGTGGTGGATGCCCGACAGATGCAGGAAGCCGCCGAACGGGCCGCTGACCTGTGCGACGTGTTCATCGCCGCCGCTGCAGTGGCCGACTTCCGCCCCGAGCGGATAGCGCAGGAGAAGATCAAGAAGACCGATGACAGCAATCGCGACACCCTGGCGCTGGTGAAGAATCCGGATATTGTCGCCGCTATCGCTGCACGCTGCGAGAGAAGGCCGTTTACCGTCGGCTTCGCCGCAGAAACGGAAAAGGTCCTCGAGCACGCAAAGGGCAAGCTGGCGCGCAAAAATCTAGACATGATTATTGCCAATGATGTCAGCGAGGCAGATAGCGGCTTCAACAGTGAGCGCAACCGGGTAACCGTGATCGACCAGACTGGCGGCACTGAGCTGCCCTCCTCACTGAAGACAGAGCTGGCAGAACAGCTGATCCAAATGATCGCCACACAGGCTTTCGCACAATAACTACAAGACGTTCTGGATTTAACGTGGCTTCAAAATTCAATAACGCCCTCTCTTTCCATCGGCGACTCGTCCTTCCGGCAGCGCTCTGCGCGACCGTTTGGCTCGGGGGTGCCGCCCTGCTCGACCGCTCGGTGGTCTCACCCTATAACGCGGCTTCCGTAACCGAAGCCGCTGAGTCACTGGCGAAGAGCGAGTCCACCCGCCTGAATAGTGCGCTCGAACAGCAGGCTCAACAGTTACACGCCTTCGTTGCCGGCGGCGCGCGAAAAGCCACGGCCAAAAACGCCTCGCATCAAGAAGCCGGCGGGCGATTGCAGTACTTTTCACAAAGTGATCTCCGTGTCGGTGCAGGCTCCGAACCGGCCCTCAACTTTGCCCTGCTGGATCTGATCAAGCGCACCCTGGAGGCGGGTCCGCAAGCCGTGGAAATTCTGCGTACCGGCAGCGAGGACAGCTGGCAGCTGCACCGGGTGGTTGCCAATGGTGATGGGGCGCTGCTGCAATCGCGGCCATTTACCGAACTTGGACAGACACTGCAGGCTCTCTCTGAGGGCGCCGGAGAATGGGTGCTGCTGCAGCAGTTCCCCGGCGGACCGGCGCAGACTCTGTGGCGCGCGGGGCAGGGCGATGGTTCCCGGGTCAACGCGGCTGTTGCCGGCTCCCACCTGACCCTGGCTTTCCGCCCGGGCACGGAGTTTTCGAAACAACACAGTATCAGCGCCGCCTGGATATACAGCATCGCCATGATCGGCCTGATGCTTTCCCTGGCCGCCCTGTGGCGCTTCCTGCCCCGATATACCCAGGCACCCTGGGAGCAACAGGGCAAGCGCCCGCGGCCAGGCGGAGCGGCTCTGCAATCCCGGCAAAAGAAGAGCGAGGGGACTCCTGTCGCCGAATCCGGGGCACACAGCTCCGGCGCGCCGCTTTCCCCAAGGGACCAGCTGCAGGAGAAGGTGGAGTTTCCGCAGCACGTGTTCCGCGCCTACGACATCCGCGGCATCGCGGGTTCCGAGATCAACGAGCCCTTCGCCTACCAGCTCGGCCGCGCTCTGGGTACCTTGGCCCAGCGCGCCGGCGAAGATCTGCTGATGGTCGGCCGTGATGGCCGCAACAGCAGCGAGTTACTTTCCCGCTGTCTGGTAGAGGGCATCCTGGAAACCGGTTGCAGCTGCGTGGATCTGGGCCTGGTGCCGTCACCGCTGCTCTATTTCGCCTGCGCCCGCGGCACCAATACCAGCAGCGGTGTCGTGGTGACCGCCAGCCACAATCCGGCTGAATACAACGGCTTCAAGATTGTGATGAAAGGCCGGTCGATGGCAGAGGAAAAACTGCAAAAGCTCCGGACACTGATGCAGCAGGGGCCTTTCGACAGTGGCCAGGGCAGTTACCGCGAACAAGACATCCGCGACCACTATATCGACGAGATCTTCAACGACGTGGCGTTGGCCGGGCAGCCCCGCCTGGTCATCGATGCCGGCAACGGCGCCACCTCTAACCTGGCTCCTCAGCTGTTCGAACAACTGGGCTGTCAGGTGACACCGCTATTCTGCGAAGTGGACGGCAACTTCCCCAACCATCCGCCGGACCCG from Microbulbifer aggregans includes these protein-coding regions:
- the coaBC gene encoding bifunctional phosphopantothenoylcysteine decarboxylase/phosphopantothenate--cysteine ligase CoaBC, which encodes MSSLANKRILLGISGGIAAYKSADLVRRLKERGADVRVVMTAGAQEFIKPLTFQALSGNPVHSDLLDPAAEAAMGHIELAKWAELILIAPASAQVLAKLAAGMADDLLSTLCLASEATLAVAPAMNQAMWRHPATTANVETLRSRNVSIWGPAAGSQACGDVGPGRMLEPEALAAEAESLLQPCSDLHGKHFAITAGPTRESLDPVRYLTNHSSGKMGFALAAAAQRAGAEVTLIAGPVSLPTPPGVKRIDVVDARQMQEAAERAADLCDVFIAAAAVADFRPERIAQEKIKKTDDSNRDTLALVKNPDIVAAIAARCERRPFTVGFAAETEKVLEHAKGKLARKNLDMIIANDVSEADSGFNSERNRVTVIDQTGGTELPSSLKTELAEQLIQMIATQAFAQ
- a CDS encoding phosphomannomutase/phosphoglucomutase, producing the protein MASKFNNALSFHRRLVLPAALCATVWLGGAALLDRSVVSPYNAASVTEAAESLAKSESTRLNSALEQQAQQLHAFVAGGARKATAKNASHQEAGGRLQYFSQSDLRVGAGSEPALNFALLDLIKRTLEAGPQAVEILRTGSEDSWQLHRVVANGDGALLQSRPFTELGQTLQALSEGAGEWVLLQQFPGGPAQTLWRAGQGDGSRVNAAVAGSHLTLAFRPGTEFSKQHSISAAWIYSIAMIGLMLSLAALWRFLPRYTQAPWEQQGKRPRPGGAALQSRQKKSEGTPVAESGAHSSGAPLSPRDQLQEKVEFPQHVFRAYDIRGIAGSEINEPFAYQLGRALGTLAQRAGEDLLMVGRDGRNSSELLSRCLVEGILETGCSCVDLGLVPSPLLYFACARGTNTSSGVVVTASHNPAEYNGFKIVMKGRSMAEEKLQKLRTLMQQGPFDSGQGSYREQDIRDHYIDEIFNDVALAGQPRLVIDAGNGATSNLAPQLFEQLGCQVTPLFCEVDGNFPNHPPDPSRPENLQALIDRVRETGADLGVALDGDGDRVTLISSSGRIAWADQLVMLLARDVLARNPGEDIVFDVKCSRALRELVNQYGGRPVMWKTGHAPMKSKMLETGAILGGELSGHIFIKDRWFGFDDGLYAAARVLEIMALREQSLDELLDSLPKMASTPEILLPVPEEDKFQLVQAIQENADFGDADINTIDGLRIEFADGWGLVRASNTGAALTLRFEAETEEQLRRIYTAVGKQLLAVSPQLSLPKL